One part of the Bacteroidia bacterium genome encodes these proteins:
- the moaC gene encoding cyclic pyranopterin monophosphate synthase MoaC, with protein MAEDFSHLDASGNPSMVDVSPKQISFREAHARTTVWLGEEIMSHFSGGEIQTKKGPVFQTAIIAGTMAAKKTHDLIPLCHPLQLEKIKVLIEVLDGESLQIDCKVGLSGKTGVEMEALTGASVAALTIYDMCKAFSHDIRILETQLIAKSGGKRDFQRN; from the coding sequence ATGGCAGAAGACTTTTCACACCTGGATGCATCTGGAAATCCCTCAATGGTTGACGTAAGTCCCAAGCAAATTAGTTTTCGGGAAGCCCATGCACGTACTACTGTATGGCTGGGTGAGGAAATCATGTCCCATTTTTCTGGAGGCGAAATTCAGACAAAAAAAGGGCCTGTTTTTCAAACTGCAATTATTGCAGGGACCATGGCCGCCAAGAAGACGCATGATCTCATTCCTTTATGCCATCCCCTCCAACTGGAAAAGATCAAAGTTCTCATCGAAGTGCTGGATGGAGAGTCTCTGCAAATCGATTGCAAGGTCGGTTTAAGTGGAAAGACAGGAGTAGAAATGGAAGCCCTGACCGGAGCCTCTGTCGCAGCACTGACTATCTATGATATGTGCAAAGCCTTTTCGCATGATATCCGTATCCTCGAAACTCAGCTGATTGCTAAGAGTGGGGGGAAGAGGGATTTCCAAAGGAATTAA
- a CDS encoding DUF5916 domain-containing protein, with protein sequence MHTKSILSLLTVISFFCFDLTGQNLGSPLQEEYQVRIKKTKEKITIDGDLTEAVWEDADVATDFWWSFPTDDRRASEDTRTEVRLTYNDQYIYIAATCYDTDDYVIQTLKRDSRTFWRGDGFAVIIDPLNQKATGFTFGVNPAGVQTESLLSGDTGRRGSQGRSGINAAWDNKWFSNVKTYPDRYTIEIAIPFKTLRFKDKNRVWGINFVRSERRNNSYHTWSPVPVQFRSVDLGYTGALIWDKAPKKTNNNISLIPYMLGSYNQNLEENEDAVYKRKIGMDAKIAVTSSLNLDLTVNPDFSQVEVDQQVTNLTRFNIRFPERRLFFLENSDIFSDFGIPPMRPFFSRRIGLDEDAQPIPINYGARLSGNINKDFRIGIMNLQTGATEEFAAQNYTAAAFNQRVLKRSTIKGYFLNRQATYEGETLKGDFNRNVGLEFNYSSQDGKFRAFGGGGVGLSEGHSDENLFYNIGSGYDGRNFSYYINFAGAGTNYFVDMGFIPLLTHYDAERDTTLRVGFHHNYTRASYTHYFEENPNIISQTFATDFVGDIATDGRFIQANPSLSYNLRWTNSSSFQVEYSNENIALLYPFSFTGSENTPLPVGTYSANSFEASYSSDNRKVLSYEAAVNYGGFYNGTRTGFALTARYRVQPWGNFDLTLARNDLVFPDPYGNTQLWLISPRIEINFSRNVFWTTFFQFNTQNDNFNINSRLQWRFQPMSDLFIVYTDNYAVEFWGPKNRALVLKLNYWLNL encoded by the coding sequence ATGCACACGAAATCTATTCTATCGCTCCTAACTGTTATTTCCTTCTTTTGCTTTGATCTAACAGGACAAAATCTAGGCTCTCCGCTGCAAGAGGAGTATCAGGTACGGATTAAGAAGACAAAGGAAAAAATCACCATAGATGGGGATCTAACTGAAGCTGTCTGGGAAGACGCAGATGTAGCGACAGATTTTTGGTGGAGTTTCCCTACAGATGACAGACGTGCCTCGGAAGACACCCGAACCGAAGTAAGACTCACCTATAATGATCAATACATTTACATTGCAGCTACTTGCTATGATACGGATGATTATGTGATCCAAACCCTAAAAAGAGACAGCCGAACCTTTTGGCGGGGAGATGGATTTGCAGTTATCATCGATCCACTTAATCAAAAGGCTACGGGCTTTACCTTTGGGGTGAATCCGGCAGGTGTGCAAACAGAATCCTTATTGAGTGGCGATACCGGCCGTAGAGGTTCGCAGGGAAGAAGTGGAATAAATGCCGCCTGGGACAATAAATGGTTTTCCAACGTAAAGACCTATCCTGATAGATATACCATAGAAATTGCCATTCCTTTTAAAACCCTGAGATTTAAAGATAAGAACAGAGTCTGGGGTATCAATTTCGTTCGATCTGAACGAAGGAATAATAGTTACCATACCTGGTCCCCGGTACCGGTGCAATTCAGGAGTGTTGATTTGGGATATACAGGTGCACTGATTTGGGATAAAGCCCCCAAAAAGACGAACAATAATATCTCTTTGATTCCCTATATGCTGGGTTCTTATAACCAAAACCTGGAAGAAAATGAGGATGCAGTTTATAAAAGAAAAATTGGGATGGATGCAAAAATTGCCGTTACCTCTTCCCTGAATCTTGATCTAACGGTAAATCCGGATTTCTCACAAGTAGAAGTAGACCAACAGGTAACCAACCTTACCCGTTTCAACATTCGCTTTCCAGAGAGAAGGTTATTTTTCCTGGAAAATAGCGACATCTTCAGTGATTTCGGCATTCCTCCCATGCGGCCTTTCTTTTCACGTCGAATAGGATTGGACGAAGATGCCCAACCTATTCCGATAAATTATGGAGCCAGATTGAGTGGAAATATCAATAAGGATTTCCGGATAGGTATCATGAATCTGCAAACAGGCGCTACAGAAGAATTTGCCGCACAGAATTATACAGCTGCTGCCTTTAATCAGCGGGTCCTGAAACGATCCACCATAAAAGGCTATTTCCTCAATCGTCAGGCTACCTATGAAGGAGAGACCTTAAAAGGGGATTTTAACAGAAATGTAGGACTTGAGTTCAACTATTCCTCCCAGGATGGTAAGTTCAGAGCTTTTGGAGGTGGGGGAGTAGGACTTAGTGAAGGTCATTCCGATGAAAATTTGTTTTATAACATCGGTTCAGGCTATGATGGACGAAACTTTAGTTATTACATCAATTTCGCGGGAGCGGGTACCAATTACTTTGTGGATATGGGATTTATTCCCCTTCTCACTCATTATGATGCTGAGAGAGATACTACCTTACGGGTAGGTTTTCACCATAACTATACCCGAGCATCATATACCCATTATTTTGAAGAGAACCCCAATATCATCTCCCAAACTTTTGCGACCGATTTTGTAGGAGATATCGCTACAGATGGACGCTTTATTCAAGCCAATCCCTCTCTAAGTTATAATTTACGCTGGACCAATAGTAGCAGCTTTCAAGTCGAATACAGCAATGAAAACATTGCCCTGCTTTATCCTTTCTCATTTACCGGAAGTGAAAACACTCCCCTTCCAGTAGGTACTTACAGCGCCAATAGTTTTGAGGCGAGTTATTCCTCTGACAACCGCAAGGTCCTCTCCTATGAAGCGGCTGTTAACTACGGTGGCTTTTACAATGGAACAAGAACGGGATTTGCACTTACCGCCCGATACAGAGTTCAACCCTGGGGCAACTTTGACCTTACCCTTGCAAGAAATGATCTCGTTTTTCCAGACCCGTATGGAAATACCCAATTATGGCTGATCAGTCCGCGAATCGAGATCAATTTCTCTCGCAATGTATTCTGGACAACCTTTTTCCAGTTCAACACCCAAAATGACAACTTCAACATCAACAGCCGTCTCCAATGGAGATTCCAGCCGATGTCCGATCTGTTCATCGTCTATACTGACAATTATGCGGTGGAGTTCTGGGGGCCTAAAAACCGGGCACTGGTGCTGAAGTTGAATTATTGGTTGAATTTGTAG
- a CDS encoding response regulator translates to MRKFSILSLFFIPCLLFSQQYRVKVFGQESEIQQKELQNLAIDAEGRLWMQLEGILYQYDGHSFTSFPELGLISGISAGNNGIYLRQADTILHSSGKNRPISFQKNQILPTSQQAEKGRIIGIKDKIWVNNQSELIRIESQQAEAFSFKGEKLKDLHEDIEGNSWALSEEKGLYLLDSEGKEFRKLALRFAKQSRMIANPSGGVLVGKRSLFEIKLDSTESDGIKVNKLPWKGPAIQAMYYTEDAKLLLATEGGRIFSASQDSLWSIREIFNFLDPHKVEGFPFTNIKNLYPGPHQSIWVLDESGLGLMEKAFFSSISNLPRFNINGLDSDSMGNIYCSAGSIYKIQPSSKEFLATELDLGIKGQVSTVGVGTKGIWAGNHNGNLFYKPYKDSLKVLDLGNKGGTIYYLFSDKKDRLWVSQAPNVKPLIGITRVDTNMRVTEYGPKHGFTNRILVTREGNDGNIYLAGIGRESYLYKYIEAEDRFENLSLPLNFRADYDFEIHDLAITKSGTIWMASTYGLLKQEKGKIEKLPMKDLPEKYEIRAIALGPNEDLWLSSEKYGVIHYDQDRLSFFDESSGLPDEIMQYRGLIFGPNGYLWAANNEGLNPSQSPHPHPQKSPIPYITIENSGQQSFAELLKEAFEINLKDSLTLTFHSTSYPAYEVEYQHRIIGHHEEWSIPSMKAGLNIRKLHTGNYTLQLRARKPGGYEWSDIRNMEFSVIPMWYARPSAGILYAFLLGLLVFVAIRISSQRSRKNQLYLESLVKERTDKLKHESLRAEAANKAKSRFLANMSHEIRTPMNGVMGMADLLSDTRLTDEQNDYVDTIRSSSDSLLSIINDILDFSKIESGKLDIEMHPFNLRLCVEEVLEMLGTKANQKELELVYLIADGVPRYIEGDKIRVRQILVNLVSNAIKFTQKGEILIQINKQEDAAEDQTFFDLAFSVKDTGIGIPPEKQEKLFEAFTQADASTTRKFGGTGLGLAISQKLSQLMGGDISVHSIPGEGATFTFSIKVQEALNYKEEEGVLFDLESLKGKKVLIVDDNFTNREILSLQLTKKGMVCTSEDSAKDAIARLASDGWPDLILTDYMMPEIDGLMFALEIKQQAKAKGIPIILLSSQAFIEKEIEDKDLFAAILNKPVRQQVLLREICKQLATEKQNKAVVLSKEEKSLLASQYPFKIMVAEDNLVNQKLIRKVLKKMGYEIEIVENGELALQRSQESSFDLIFMDVQMPVMNGLDASRNIRNELAPKDQPIIIAMTANAMKGDREMCLEAGMDDYVRKPFKQTEVAEMIQKYGEKLREFQHFSK, encoded by the coding sequence ATGAGGAAATTTTCTATTCTATCACTCTTTTTCATTCCCTGTTTACTTTTCTCTCAACAATATCGGGTCAAAGTTTTTGGGCAGGAATCGGAAATACAGCAAAAAGAGCTGCAAAATCTCGCAATTGATGCTGAAGGAAGACTTTGGATGCAGCTCGAGGGAATTTTGTACCAATACGACGGTCATAGTTTTACCTCCTTCCCTGAACTGGGATTAATCAGTGGAATAAGTGCCGGGAATAATGGGATATATCTTAGGCAGGCTGATACAATTCTTCACTCTTCAGGAAAAAACAGGCCCATAAGTTTTCAAAAAAATCAAATACTTCCCACTTCTCAACAAGCAGAAAAGGGAAGAATAATAGGTATCAAAGACAAAATATGGGTAAATAATCAGTCAGAACTTATCCGGATAGAATCTCAGCAAGCAGAGGCATTTTCATTCAAAGGAGAAAAACTTAAAGATCTCCATGAAGACATAGAAGGAAACAGTTGGGCACTAAGTGAGGAAAAGGGCTTGTATCTCTTAGACTCCGAAGGCAAAGAGTTTAGGAAACTGGCTTTACGCTTTGCCAAGCAATCACGTATGATTGCAAACCCATCCGGAGGTGTTCTTGTGGGAAAAAGAAGCCTTTTTGAAATAAAACTGGATAGTACCGAATCTGATGGAATCAAGGTCAATAAACTTCCGTGGAAAGGTCCGGCAATTCAAGCCATGTATTATACAGAGGATGCCAAGCTATTGCTAGCTACAGAAGGCGGGAGAATATTTAGTGCAAGCCAGGATTCACTTTGGAGCATCCGTGAGATATTCAACTTCCTTGATCCCCATAAAGTAGAAGGCTTTCCCTTTACAAATATCAAAAATTTATATCCCGGCCCTCATCAATCTATCTGGGTATTGGATGAGTCAGGTTTAGGCTTAATGGAAAAGGCCTTTTTCTCTTCTATTTCAAATTTGCCGAGGTTCAATATCAATGGGCTGGATAGTGATTCTATGGGAAATATCTATTGCAGTGCTGGATCTATTTATAAGATTCAGCCCTCCTCCAAAGAATTTTTGGCAACAGAGTTGGACCTGGGGATCAAAGGGCAGGTAAGCACAGTAGGAGTCGGAACGAAAGGAATCTGGGCAGGCAATCACAATGGAAATCTATTCTATAAACCTTATAAAGATTCATTAAAGGTGCTTGATTTAGGGAATAAAGGCGGAACCATTTACTACCTTTTCTCAGATAAGAAAGATCGGCTTTGGGTCAGTCAGGCCCCAAATGTGAAACCCTTGATAGGGATTACCCGGGTTGACACCAATATGCGGGTTACAGAATATGGACCAAAACATGGATTTACGAATCGGATTCTTGTTACCCGGGAAGGCAATGATGGAAATATTTATTTGGCGGGAATTGGTCGAGAATCCTATCTCTATAAATATATAGAGGCGGAAGATCGTTTTGAGAATTTAAGTTTGCCACTAAACTTTCGCGCTGACTACGATTTCGAAATCCATGATCTCGCTATCACTAAGTCGGGCACCATTTGGATGGCGAGTACCTATGGTTTGCTAAAACAGGAGAAAGGAAAAATTGAAAAGCTTCCTATGAAGGATCTCCCGGAGAAGTATGAAATTCGGGCTATTGCGCTGGGACCTAATGAAGATCTATGGCTGTCAAGCGAAAAATATGGAGTAATCCATTATGATCAGGATAGATTGAGCTTTTTTGATGAAAGTAGTGGATTACCCGATGAGATCATGCAATACCGAGGGTTGATATTCGGACCGAATGGCTACCTATGGGCCGCAAATAATGAAGGTCTGAATCCCTCCCAGTCTCCACATCCTCATCCACAAAAAAGCCCCATCCCTTATATTACCATAGAAAATTCCGGACAGCAGTCTTTTGCAGAGCTTCTGAAAGAAGCTTTTGAAATCAATTTGAAGGATTCTCTAACGCTGACTTTTCACTCTACAAGCTATCCTGCATATGAAGTAGAATATCAACACCGTATCATTGGCCACCATGAAGAATGGTCTATCCCCAGTATGAAAGCCGGCCTTAATATCAGGAAACTTCATACCGGGAATTATACCCTGCAGCTTAGGGCAAGAAAACCAGGGGGCTATGAATGGAGCGATATAAGGAATATGGAATTCAGCGTAATTCCGATGTGGTATGCAAGGCCTTCAGCAGGGATTTTGTATGCCTTCCTTTTAGGTTTACTCGTATTTGTTGCAATTAGAATAAGTTCACAAAGGAGCAGGAAAAATCAGTTGTACCTGGAATCTCTGGTGAAAGAAAGGACCGATAAACTCAAACATGAAAGCCTGCGTGCAGAAGCAGCGAATAAAGCTAAATCCAGATTTCTGGCAAATATGAGCCATGAAATCAGAACACCTATGAATGGAGTTATGGGGATGGCAGATTTGCTATCAGACACACGCCTAACAGATGAGCAGAACGATTATGTAGATACCATCAGGTCGAGCAGCGATAGTCTATTATCCATAATCAACGACATCCTGGATTTCTCCAAAATAGAATCTGGTAAATTGGATATAGAGATGCATCCCTTTAATCTGAGGCTTTGTGTAGAAGAAGTTTTGGAAATGTTGGGGACAAAAGCTAATCAGAAAGAACTGGAACTCGTTTACCTGATAGCAGATGGAGTTCCCAGATATATAGAAGGTGATAAAATTCGTGTGCGGCAAATCCTGGTCAATCTTGTGAGCAATGCGATCAAGTTTACCCAAAAAGGAGAAATTTTGATACAAATAAACAAGCAGGAGGATGCCGCGGAGGATCAAACATTTTTTGATCTGGCCTTTTCTGTAAAAGATACAGGTATTGGTATTCCGCCTGAAAAGCAGGAGAAATTATTTGAAGCATTCACTCAGGCTGATGCATCTACCACACGCAAATTTGGCGGAACAGGATTGGGATTAGCCATCTCCCAAAAGTTAAGCCAACTCATGGGAGGAGATATTTCTGTCCATAGCATTCCCGGAGAAGGAGCAACTTTTACCTTTAGCATAAAAGTTCAGGAAGCCTTAAACTATAAAGAAGAAGAAGGCGTCCTTTTTGATCTGGAGAGCCTGAAAGGGAAAAAAGTCCTGATCGTGGATGACAATTTCACCAATAGAGAAATTTTAAGTCTCCAACTTACAAAGAAAGGCATGGTGTGCACCTCAGAAGATTCTGCCAAAGACGCCATCGCTCGTCTGGCTTCTGATGGATGGCCGGATTTAATCCTCACCGATTATATGATGCCGGAAATAGACGGTTTAATGTTTGCGCTGGAAATCAAACAGCAAGCAAAGGCTAAAGGAATCCCTATTATTCTCTTGAGTTCTCAAGCATTCATCGAAAAAGAAATAGAGGATAAAGACTTGTTTGCAGCTATTTTAAATAAGCCGGTGAGACAACAGGTTTTGTTGCGAGAAATTTGCAAACAATTGGCTACTGAAAAGCAAAATAAGGCAGTAGTTCTGAGCAAAGAGGAAAAATCTTTATTAGCTAGCCAATATCCATTCAAGATCATGGTGGCAGAGGATAATTTGGTCAATCAAAAACTCATTCGTAAAGTTTTAAAGAAAATGGGCTATGAGATTGAGATTGTAGAAAATGGGGAACTCGCTCTCCAAAGAAGCCAGGAAAGTTCTTTCGACCTGATCTTTATGGATGTCCAAATGCCTGTTATGAATGGTCTGGATGCAAGTAGAAATATCCGAAACGAATTAGCACCCAAAGATCAACCTATCATCATTGCAATGACAGCCAATGCCATGAAAGGAGACCGGGAAATGTGCCTGGAAGCGGGAATGGATGATTATGTGAGAAAGCCATTTAAACAAACGGAAGTTGCTGAAATGATTCAAAAATATGGAGAAAAGCTAAGAGAATTTCAGCATTTTAGTAAATAA
- a CDS encoding NTP transferase domain-containing protein, protein MQTECKYPGLIGLVLAGGKSKRMQEDKGLIKYHGKAQREHCFELLMKLGLEKVLTSCRKDQMEELKDYFPIADKEGRAGPMFILDHVMELYPAKGFLVFPCDVPLMDIASFEYLLEQRDSSKIATAFLSPFDGKPEPLLAIWEAESHALIREHIAHDNISPRRLLMVEDARLVEAPSPEKLQNANTPEEQARIRAYIQQRKN, encoded by the coding sequence ATGCAGACTGAGTGTAAATATCCCGGATTGATCGGCCTTGTATTGGCGGGGGGAAAGAGTAAACGTATGCAGGAAGATAAAGGATTGATCAAATATCATGGCAAAGCGCAGCGAGAGCATTGCTTTGAATTGTTGATGAAACTTGGGCTGGAAAAGGTGCTGACCTCTTGTAGAAAGGATCAGATGGAAGAGTTGAAGGATTATTTCCCCATAGCAGATAAAGAGGGTAGGGCAGGACCTATGTTTATATTGGATCATGTTATGGAATTGTATCCCGCAAAGGGATTTTTAGTGTTTCCCTGTGATGTTCCTTTGATGGATATAGCAAGTTTTGAGTACCTCCTGGAGCAAAGGGATTCTTCAAAAATTGCAACGGCTTTTCTGTCTCCATTCGATGGGAAACCGGAACCTTTACTTGCCATTTGGGAAGCCGAAAGTCATGCCCTTATCCGGGAGCATATAGCCCATGATAATATCAGTCCCAGGAGATTGTTGATGGTAGAGGATGCAAGACTCGTAGAGGCCCCTTCGCCCGAAAAATTACAGAATGCGAATACCCCGGAGGAGCAGGCTCGCATACGGGCTTATATTCAACAAAGGAAAAACTAG